From one Lotus japonicus ecotype B-129 chromosome 3, LjGifu_v1.2 genomic stretch:
- the LOC130749162 gene encoding uncharacterized protein LOC130749162: MRNKLIGEDLNVEFVNAENSNAVETSNSPAVDLSSDTQRISHVRSDPTPKVKIVGDKSAKLDMTLKEIEPVGELDINKSADSDGSSGEQSPRATVVPLACISSTKKSTKTYLKSKEKMKSVGVESAEAIQVAKTAKEPEVDVSVASQISPPSKCPSPLMPKLLESQLLARNP; this comes from the exons atgaggaataAGTTGATTGGAGAG GATCTTAATGTCGAGTTTGTTAACGCTGAAAATTCCAATGCTGTGGAGACGTCTAATTCTCCTGCTGTTGACTTGAGTTCGGATACTCAGCGAATCTCTCATGTCCGTTCTGATCCAACTCCAAAAGTTAAA ATTGTTGGAGATAAGTCTGCAAAACTTGATATGACCCTAAAAGAGATTGAACCTGTTGGTGAATTGGACATCAATAAGTCTGCTGATTCTGATGGTTCCAGTGGCGAGCAATCTCCTCGAGCTACTGTTGTTCCTCTTGCTTGCATTAGTTCAACTAAGAAATCTACTAAAACGTATTTGAAGTCTAAGGAAAAG ATGAAGAGTGTTGGTGTTGAATCGGCTGAAGCTATCCAAGTTGCTAAAACTGCTAAAGAGCCTGAAGTGGATGTATCTGTTGCAAGCCAGATTTCCCCTCCTTCCAAGTGTCCATCCCCCCTGATGCCGAAGTTGTTGGAGTCTCAGTTGCTGGCAAGAAACCCCTGA
- the LOC130743937 gene encoding protein FAR1-RELATED SEQUENCE 5-like yields the protein MNEDDNDYEDGQSMNEDDNDYADGQNNNSAYQFEGEGLGDHDDYDLHETELDSGERSTSDLDGEENSSICDEDEGSPDTANPADNTDDVAGVNYNEMHGKIPVNPVRIDSKDDFLLLDLMTMRLEEIMRFSFLSLELAFEFYCWFGRLSGFSIRKDTKRWTKKGEVRQQTFVCHREGFRKNSDVKRTAEARSNYRCGCKAKLRVHIQGYSKRWYISLFVHAHNHDVLQRSHAQMLAAHRQMHEADILSLKTHLSSGLTTADVYNSHAAQVGGYNNTQYSLKDLQNQVGKQRRAHVSDGRRALDYLASLGIKDPSMFVRHTEDADKNLEHLFWCDGIGRMNYSVFGDVLAFDATYKKNKYRRPLVIFSCVNHHNQTTVVGGAVIGNENEETYVWLLEQLLEAMDKKSPTAVITDGDKAMKNAIRRVFPNATHRLCAWHLMCNATDNIKIPDFLPKFKTCMFGDFQIGDFKRKWESLVEEFNLHEHPWIIDMYARRHTWAAAYFRGKFFAGFRTTSRCEGFNAQLGKFVKRRYNLKEFLQHFHCCLEYMRHREVEADFRSGYGDPGLKAPPLFQSIELSASRILTRHLFFRFRPTIVSAADMIISNCKDTLGMSMYTVKRSQESSREWLVSYYTATFEFRCSCMRMESIGLACAHIIAVLVDLNIHNIPKSLVLERWSQGAKDHLCETPGSSPSLFRDSAVLARYVCMLEACRKMCTLACPLIDDFRQTWEIVGGHTQHLENKNNPSVP from the coding sequence ATGAATGAAGACGACAATGACTACGAGGACGGTCAATCTATGAATGAAGACGACAATGACTACGCTGATGGACAAAACAACAATTCAGCTTATCAATTTGAGGGTGAGGGCCTTGGTGACCACGACGATTATGATCTTCATGAGACTGAGCTTGACTCCGGTGAAAGGTCGACAAGCGATCTCGATGGCGAAGAAAACAGCTCTATTTGTGATGAGGACGAAGGTTCGCCTGACACAGCTAACCCAGCTGACAATACAGATGATGTAGCGGGGGTAAATTATAACGAAATGCATGGCAAAATACCCGTCAATCCTGTCAGAATTGATTCAAAGGATGACTTTCTCCTTCTGGATCTAATGACCATGAGACTGGAGGAAATCATGAGGTTTTCATTTTTGAGCTTGGAGCTGGCGTTCGAGTTCTACTGTTGGTTTGGAAGATTGTCCGGATTCTCTATTCGTAAAGACACCAAACGCTGGACCAAGAAAGGAGAGGTACGCCAACAAACTTTTGTGTGTCATAGGGAAGGCTTTCGCAAGAATAGTGATGTGAAGCGGACAGCTGAGGCTAGGAGTAATTATAGGTGTGGATGCAAAGCTAAATTACGGGTCCATATTCAGGGTTACTCAAAACGGTGGTACATCAGCTTGTTTGTACACGCTCATAACCACGACGTGCTCCAAAGAAGCCATGCACAAATGTTGGCTGCACACCGGCAAATGCACGAAGCGGATATCTTGAGTTTGAAAACTCATTTGAGTTCGGGTCTAACAACAGCCGACGTCTACAATTCACATGCTGCACAGGTTGGGGGGTATAACAACACGCAATACAGCTTGAAAGATCTGCAGAACCAAGTTGGGAAGCAACGACGAGCACATGTTTCAGATGGACGCAGGGCATTAGATTATCTAGCCTCGTTAGGTATCAAAGACCCATCTATGTTTGTGCGGCACACGGAGGACGCTGATAAAAATCTGGAACATTTGTTTTGGTGTGACGGGATAGGTCGGATGAACTACAGCGTGTTTGGGGATGTTTTAGCATTTGATGCcacatataaaaaaaacaaatatcggCGTCCCCTCGTCATATTTTCATGTGTCAATCACCATAATCAAACAACCGTTGTTGGTGGTGCTGTAATTGGCAACGAGAATGAAGAAACATATGTGTGGTTGCTAGAGCAGTTGTTGGAGGCAATGGACAAGAAGAGTCCAACAGCAGTTATCACAGATGGAGATAAGGCAATGAAGAATGCCATTCGGAGGGTCTTTCCCAATGCCACTCACCGACTCTGTGCGTGGCACTTGATGTGTAATGCAACCGATAATATCAAAATTCCTGACTTCCTCCCTAAGTTTAAGACTTGTATGTTCGGTGATTTTCAAATAGGTGATTTTAAAAGAAAGTGGGAATCATTGGTTGAAGAATTTAATTTACATGAACATCCGTGGATTATTGACATGTATGCCAGAAGGCATACTTGGGCTGCGGCCTACTTTCGTGGTAAGTTTTTTGCCGGGTTTAGGACTACATCTCGGTGTGAAGGGTTCAACGCCCAACTTGGGAAGTTTGTCAAGAGAAGATACAACTTGAAAGAGTTTCTACAGCACTTTCATTGTTGTCTCGAATACATGCGACATAGAGAAGTTGAAGCTGATTTTCGTTCAGGCTATGGAGACCCGGGTTTGAAAGCTCCACCCCTTTTTCAAAGTATTGAGCTTTCAGCCTCACGTATTTTGACCCGCCATTTATTCTTCCGATTCCGTCCCACCATTGTATCTGCCGCTGACATGATAATTTCTAATTGCAAAGATACCCTTGGCATGTCCATGTACACGGTTAAGCGGTCCCAGGAATCTAGTAGGGAGTGGCTTGTTTCATACTATACGGCTACATTTGAATTCCGATGCTCATGCATGAGAATGGAAAGCATTGGTTTAGCTTGTGCCCACATCATTGCTGTGTTGGTTGATCTCAATATACATAACATTCCCAAGTCACTTGTGCTTGAAAGGTGGAGTCAAGGTGCAAAGGATCATTTATGTGAAACGCCGGGGTCATCCCCGTCGCTTTTCCGAGATTCCGCGGTCCTTGCCAGGTATGTTTGTATGCTCGAAGCCTGTAGGAAAATGTGTACACTTGCTTGTCCGCTTATTGATGACTTTCGCCAGACATGGGAGATTGTTGGAGGTCACACTCAACACTTGGAGAATAAAAACAATCCCTCAGTTCCATAA
- the LOC130743938 gene encoding uncharacterized protein LOC130743938 encodes MSQVYKAVYFSHSSLWEAKKGGRPSYAWSSLNKLAGFWKRIQRGFSKVVDSQTLAQFCTLCYIFWEARNALIFHRAAPRLELLLAREASLLVPPATRPPMTSTWSPPGTDIIKMNFDASWRNNAASGYACVGRNTEGEIMAAATAPLMADFSPLLAEASAFKWSIGLAMDLGFWRVCMETDCLSLYQAWHKKEVGCSYLFLILTDCRLLAPGFAYFDVSFVKRSGNKVADYLGRHSEAFGQTVWIEEVPHKG; translated from the exons ATGTCCCAAGTGTACAAGGCAGTGTATTTTTCTCATTCATCATTGTGGGAAGCGAAAAAGGGTGGAAGACCAAGCTATGCGTGGTCTAGCTTGAACAAACTCGCAGGCTTTTGGAAGCGGATACAGAGAG GTTTTTCAAAGGTTGTAGATTCCCAGACCTTGGCACAATTCTGCACTTTATGCTACATATTCTGGGAGGCTCGGAATGCTCTCATCTTTCATAGAGCGGCTCCGCGCCTCGAGTTGCTGCTAGCGCGCGAAGCATCCTTGCTGGTGCCTCCGGCTACTAGACCACCCATGACGTCGACTTGGTCACCACCTGGAACGGACATCATCAAAATGAATTTTGATGCATCTTGGCGGAACAATGCAGCGAGTGGGTATGCGTGTGTGGGTCGAAACACTGAGGGCGAGATTATGGCAGCTGCTACAGCTCCTCTAATGGCAGATTTTTCCCCTCTCTTGGCTGAAGCAAGCGCCTTCAAATGGTCTATTGGGTTGGCTATGGACTTAGGCTTCTGGCGAGTATGCATGGAAACTGATTGCTTAAGCCTCTATCAAGCTTGGCATAAGAAGGAAGTAGGATgctcttatttatttttgattttgaCAGATTGTAGGCTTTTAGCCCCTGGTTTTGCTTATTTTGATGTATCTTTTGTTAAACGTTCTGGAAATAAGGTGGCGGATTACCTTGGTCGCCATTCGGAGGCATTTGGTCAAACCGTGTGGATTGAGGAAGTTCCCCACAAAGGTTGA